From one [Ruminococcus] lactaris ATCC 29176 genomic stretch:
- the lysS gene encoding lysine--tRNA ligase, which produces MEGEQTVGQNQKNTQEPDMNQLRKVRRDKLAELQQNGRDPFQITKFDQTHHSLEVKDLYEAHEAELLKDHQEPNVEGMDEEQAKEALKKDYEERRSIMDANPIHVAIAGRMMFKRVMGKASFCNIQDLQGNIQVYVARDAIGTDSYADFKKSDIGDIFGLEGFAFRTRTGEISIHAEKMTLLSKSLQMLPEKFHGLTDTDTRYRQRYVDLIMNSDTKDTFIKRSKILSAIRKYLSGKGFMEVETPMLVANAGGAAARPFETHFNALNEDLKLRISLELYLKRLIVGGLEKVYEIGRVFRNEGLDTRHNPEFTLMELYQAYTDYHGMMDLTENLYRFVAQEVLGTTHIVYKGIEMDLGKPFERITMVDAVKKYAGVDWNEVKDLEQARAIAKEHNIEFEERHKKGDILNLFFEEYVEEHLLQPTFVMDHPIEISPLTKKKPENPEYVERFEFFMNGWEMANAYSELNDPIDQRERFKAQEELLAQGDDEANTTDEDFMNALEIGMPPTGGIGFGIDRMCMLLTGAEAIRDVLLFPTMKSIGADKQENKASKSNEAEKCDQIATKEEKIDFSNVKIEPLFEEEVDFDTFSKSDFRAVKVKECVAVPKSKKLLQFTLDDGTGIDRTILSGIHAYYEPEELVGKTLIAITNLPPRKMMGIESCGMLLSAVNNLKDSEDEELHLVMVDNHIPAGAKLY; this is translated from the coding sequence ATGGAAGGAGAACAGACAGTGGGACAGAATCAGAAGAACACACAGGAACCGGATATGAATCAGTTGAGAAAGGTTCGCCGTGATAAACTCGCAGAACTGCAGCAGAACGGAAGAGATCCGTTCCAGATCACAAAGTTTGATCAGACGCATCATTCACTTGAGGTAAAGGATCTTTATGAGGCACATGAGGCTGAGCTTTTAAAGGATCACCAGGAGCCGAACGTAGAAGGAATGGATGAAGAGCAGGCAAAAGAGGCTCTTAAAAAGGATTACGAAGAGAGAAGAAGCATTATGGATGCAAATCCGATCCATGTAGCAATCGCAGGACGTATGATGTTCAAGAGAGTTATGGGAAAAGCTTCTTTCTGTAATATCCAGGATTTACAGGGAAATATCCAGGTATATGTTGCCAGAGATGCAATCGGAACAGACTCTTATGCTGATTTTAAGAAATCTGATATCGGTGATATTTTCGGACTGGAAGGATTTGCTTTCAGAACAAGAACAGGAGAAATCTCCATCCATGCAGAGAAGATGACACTCCTTTCCAAGAGTTTACAGATGCTCCCGGAGAAGTTCCACGGTCTGACAGATACAGATACACGCTACCGTCAGAGATACGTTGACCTGATTATGAACAGCGATACAAAGGATACATTTATTAAGCGTTCCAAAATCCTCAGTGCAATCCGTAAATATTTAAGCGGAAAAGGATTTATGGAAGTTGAGACTCCGATGCTTGTAGCCAATGCAGGTGGAGCAGCAGCAAGACCATTCGAGACGCATTTTAATGCCCTGAATGAAGATCTGAAGCTTCGTATTTCGCTGGAACTGTACCTGAAGAGACTGATCGTTGGAGGTCTTGAGAAGGTATACGAGATTGGTCGTGTATTCCGTAATGAAGGCCTTGATACAAGACATAATCCTGAGTTTACTTTGATGGAGCTTTACCAGGCATATACAGATTACCATGGCATGATGGATCTGACAGAGAACCTGTACCGTTTTGTTGCACAGGAAGTTCTTGGAACAACTCATATCGTATATAAGGGAATCGAGATGGATCTCGGGAAGCCGTTTGAGCGTATTACAATGGTTGATGCGGTTAAGAAATATGCAGGCGTTGACTGGAATGAAGTAAAGGATCTTGAGCAGGCGAGAGCAATCGCAAAAGAGCATAATATCGAATTTGAAGAAAGACATAAAAAGGGCGATATCCTGAATCTGTTCTTTGAAGAGTATGTAGAGGAACATCTGCTTCAGCCTACATTTGTTATGGATCATCCGATCGAGATTTCACCTCTTACAAAGAAAAAACCGGAAAATCCGGAATATGTAGAGCGTTTCGAGTTCTTCATGAATGGTTGGGAGATGGCAAATGCTTACTCCGAGCTGAATGACCCGATCGACCAGAGAGAGCGTTTCAAAGCACAGGAAGAACTGCTTGCACAGGGCGATGATGAAGCCAACACAACAGATGAAGACTTCATGAATGCATTGGAGATCGGTATGCCGCCAACAGGTGGTATCGGATTCGGTATCGACCGTATGTGTATGCTCCTGACAGGTGCAGAGGCAATCAGAGATGTGTTGCTGTTCCCGACAATGAAGTCTATCGGCGCAGATAAGCAGGAAAATAAGGCATCTAAGAGTAACGAAGCAGAAAAATGCGACCAGATTGCGACTAAAGAAGAGAAGATTGATTTTTCAAATGTAAAGATTGAGCCTTTGTTTGAGGAAGAGGTAGATTTTGATACATTCAGCAAGTCAGACTTCCGTGCAGTAAAGGTGAAAGAGTGTGTTGCAGTACCGAAGTCAAAGAAACTGTTACAGTTCACTCTTGATGACGGAACAGGTATTGATAGAACAATCCTTTCTGGTATTCATGCATATTACGAACCAGAAGAATTAGTTGGAAAGACACTTATTGCGATCACTAACCTGCCACCGAGAAAAATGATGGGAATTGAATCTTGTGGTATGTTGCTTTCAGCAGTGAATAATCTGAAAGATTCAGAGGATGAAGAACTGCATCTTGTTATGGTTGATAATCACATTCCGGCAGGCGCAAAGTTATACTAG
- the greA gene encoding transcription elongation factor GreA, protein MAEAKKRLLTYAGLKALEDELENLKVVKRKEVAGKIKEAREQGDLSENAEYDAAKDEQRDIEARIEELEAILKNAEVVVEDEVDLDKINVGCTVKVFDITFDEEMEFKIVGSTEANSLEGKISNESPVGQALMGKKVNDVVDVETQAGVIQYKVLDIQRS, encoded by the coding sequence ATGGCAGAAGCTAAGAAAAGATTACTTACTTACGCAGGCTTAAAAGCACTGGAAGATGAACTGGAGAATCTGAAGGTAGTAAAGAGAAAAGAAGTAGCAGGCAAGATCAAAGAAGCAAGAGAGCAGGGAGATCTTTCCGAGAATGCTGAGTATGATGCAGCAAAGGACGAGCAGAGAGATATCGAGGCCCGTATCGAAGAATTAGAAGCAATTCTGAAAAATGCAGAGGTAGTTGTTGAGGATGAAGTAGATCTGGATAAGATCAATGTCGGATGTACTGTGAAAGTATTTGATATTACTTTTGACGAGGAGATGGAATTTAAAATTGTTGGTTCTACAGAGGCTAACAGTCTGGAAGGAAAGATTTCCAATGAATCTCCGGTAGGTCAGGCACTGATGGGCAAAAAGGTGAACGATGTAGTTGACGTAGAAACCCAGGCAGGAGTGATCCAGTACAAAGTACTTGATATTCAGCGTTCATAA
- the dusB gene encoding tRNA dihydrouridine synthase DusB, which translates to MRQLRIGNVTLENTYILGPMAGVTDLPFRLLCKEQGAGLLCMEMVSAKAILYNNKNTETLLEIHPDEQPVSLQFFGSDPQIMSEMAKRVEERPFDIMDINMGCPVPKVVKNGEGSALMKNPKLAHEIISAMVKAIRKPVTVKIRKGFDDNCINAVEMAKIAEDAGAAAIAVHGRTREQYYSGKADWEIIRQVKEAVSIPVIGNGDVTSPERADAMVKETGCDGVMIARGAQGNPWIFSEMIEHERTGKIPSRPTNEEIRKMMLRHAKLQLQYKGEYLGIREMRKHVAWYTKGLPGSAKLREEINRVESYAELEDLLYRQL; encoded by the coding sequence ATGAGACAGTTAAGAATAGGAAATGTAACCTTAGAGAATACTTATATTCTGGGGCCAATGGCGGGAGTGACAGATCTGCCGTTTCGCTTATTGTGTAAAGAGCAGGGAGCAGGTCTTTTGTGCATGGAAATGGTCAGTGCAAAAGCCATTCTCTATAATAATAAGAATACAGAGACGCTTTTGGAGATCCATCCGGATGAACAGCCGGTATCTCTCCAGTTTTTTGGTTCAGATCCTCAGATTATGAGTGAAATGGCAAAGCGGGTCGAGGAAAGACCGTTTGATATTATGGATATTAATATGGGATGTCCTGTACCGAAAGTCGTGAAAAATGGTGAAGGATCGGCATTGATGAAAAATCCAAAGCTGGCACATGAAATTATCAGTGCTATGGTCAAAGCAATCAGGAAACCGGTGACAGTTAAAATAAGAAAAGGCTTTGATGACAACTGCATTAATGCAGTGGAGATGGCGAAGATCGCAGAAGATGCGGGGGCAGCAGCCATTGCAGTCCATGGAAGGACAAGAGAGCAGTATTACAGCGGAAAAGCAGACTGGGAGATTATTCGTCAGGTAAAAGAGGCGGTTTCCATTCCTGTGATTGGAAACGGCGATGTGACCAGCCCGGAGCGTGCAGATGCCATGGTGAAAGAAACCGGCTGTGATGGTGTGATGATCGCCCGGGGAGCCCAGGGAAATCCGTGGATCTTTTCTGAGATGATCGAGCATGAAAGAACAGGGAAGATCCCATCGAGACCGACGAATGAAGAAATCCGGAAAATGATGCTCCGACATGCAAAGCTTCAGCTTCAATATAAAGGAGAATATCTGGGAATCCGGGAAATGAGAAAGCATGTGGCATGGTACACGAAAGGACTGCCGGGTTCAGCAAAACTGCGGGAAGAGATCAACCGGGTTGAGTCTTATGCAGAACTGGAAGATCTGCTGTACAGACAGCTATAA
- the lon gene encoding endopeptidase La, with translation MVIQPIYNILFLPDVTYHFKKEFFTENASEQLEVGSELLFAFLRNEDDAEELDADHICPVGISARVEAFGDDDSVQIRTLERVDLSDVEVENGQILAEASIRAEVDDYTAEEEKAQFLRLRAALLKFVQGYQWGMWARSFILQRKNMYDLGSALSEYLNISPEEKYAIVETDSRRERCTLIEAAINEFMEVAKVSTEAKEAQKDDQEQLYREAAIKKQISYLQKELDELHPENISDTRKFEKKIEESGMNDEARKEAEKVLNRMKQEGKDSHEYGLLYDYLDFMTSLDWKAPQFTPIDLDRAEQILDEDHYGLKKVKERIIQQLAVMALNRKQYGSILLFVGAPGTGKTSIGQSIARALGREYVRISLGGIRDEAEIRGHRRTYIGAMPGRIMEGIKRSGVSNPVIVLDEVDKLAKDYGGDPASALLEVLDPEQNSTFTDHYMNVPYDLSNVLFVCTANSLDTIPEPLLNRMEVINFSGYTAVEKYQIARRHLLPKALDAMGIKKNALKVTDGAIRRIIDEYTMESGVRDLKKLINTLCRTAAVQLVKNEGTTLTVTKTNLEKYLGKKQLHHERKLSSPEPGVVTGLAWTRAGGEILFIESKLIPGKGKMIITGQLGDVMKESIQIALSLVKSLYPKESKVLDDHDLHIHVPAGAVPKDGPSAGITLTTALASLLTGKKVSPEYAMTGEVSLRGGVMPIGGLPEKLMAAQRAGITKVLIPADNEQDLDDVADEVKNKLEIIPVKKVTEVLKLVLK, from the coding sequence ATGGTAATACAGCCAATTTATAATATATTATTTCTTCCCGATGTCACCTATCACTTCAAAAAAGAGTTTTTTACTGAAAATGCATCCGAGCAGCTTGAAGTCGGCAGTGAGCTGCTTTTTGCTTTCTTAAGAAATGAAGATGACGCTGAAGAACTGGACGCTGACCATATCTGTCCGGTCGGCATTTCCGCCAGAGTAGAGGCTTTCGGAGACGATGACAGTGTTCAGATCCGCACGCTGGAGCGTGTTGATCTTTCAGATGTCGAGGTGGAAAATGGTCAGATTCTCGCAGAGGCATCTATTCGTGCAGAGGTTGATGACTATACGGCAGAAGAAGAGAAGGCTCAATTTCTCCGTTTACGTGCCGCACTTTTGAAATTTGTCCAGGGATACCAGTGGGGAATGTGGGCAAGAAGTTTCATTTTACAGCGGAAAAATATGTATGATCTCGGATCTGCCCTTTCGGAATATCTGAATATCAGCCCCGAAGAAAAATATGCCATTGTTGAAACGGATTCCCGCCGGGAACGCTGTACGCTGATCGAAGCTGCCATCAACGAATTTATGGAGGTTGCCAAAGTTTCCACCGAAGCAAAGGAAGCTCAGAAAGATGATCAGGAGCAGCTTTATCGCGAGGCAGCCATCAAGAAGCAGATCAGTTATCTTCAGAAAGAACTGGACGAACTTCACCCTGAAAATATTTCCGATACCCGGAAATTTGAGAAAAAGATTGAAGAATCCGGCATGAATGACGAAGCCCGTAAAGAAGCTGAAAAAGTGCTGAACCGCATGAAGCAGGAAGGCAAGGACAGCCATGAGTACGGTCTTCTGTATGATTACCTTGACTTTATGACCAGCCTGGACTGGAAAGCACCGCAGTTTACCCCGATCGATCTTGACCGGGCGGAGCAGATTCTTGATGAAGATCACTATGGTCTGAAAAAAGTCAAAGAACGCATCATCCAGCAACTCGCCGTTATGGCTCTCAACCGGAAGCAATATGGCTCGATCCTTTTATTTGTCGGTGCTCCTGGAACCGGGAAGACCAGTATCGGACAAAGTATTGCACGGGCTCTCGGAAGAGAATATGTAAGGATCAGTCTTGGTGGTATCCGTGATGAGGCGGAAATCCGTGGCCACAGACGTACTTATATCGGTGCTATGCCCGGACGGATCATGGAAGGAATCAAGCGAAGCGGTGTCTCCAATCCGGTCATTGTACTGGATGAGGTTGACAAACTTGCCAAAGATTACGGCGGAGACCCTGCCAGTGCCCTTCTGGAGGTTCTTGATCCTGAACAGAACAGCACTTTCACTGACCACTATATGAATGTGCCTTACGATCTGTCCAATGTACTTTTTGTCTGCACTGCAAACTCACTGGATACGATTCCTGAACCACTGCTCAACCGTATGGAGGTTATTAATTTCTCCGGTTACACTGCAGTAGAAAAATATCAGATTGCCCGCAGACATCTTCTTCCAAAGGCTCTCGATGCCATGGGAATTAAGAAAAATGCATTGAAAGTAACCGACGGAGCGATTCGCAGGATTATTGATGAATACACAATGGAGTCCGGTGTCCGTGACCTGAAAAAACTGATCAATACTCTTTGCCGGACGGCTGCCGTCCAACTTGTTAAAAATGAGGGAACAACACTGACAGTCACTAAGACAAATCTCGAAAAATATCTTGGGAAAAAGCAGCTCCACCATGAGCGGAAACTCTCTTCCCCTGAACCGGGAGTTGTCACCGGACTTGCATGGACCAGAGCGGGCGGAGAAATTTTATTTATAGAAAGTAAACTGATTCCGGGCAAAGGCAAGATGATTATTACCGGTCAGCTTGGAGATGTAATGAAGGAGTCCATTCAGATTGCACTGAGTCTTGTAAAATCACTTTATCCAAAGGAAAGCAAAGTGCTTGATGACCACGACCTCCATATCCATGTTCCTGCCGGTGCGGTTCCAAAAGACGGTCCATCAGCCGGAATCACGCTGACAACAGCACTTGCATCACTTCTCACGGGGAAGAAAGTCAGCCCGGAATATGCCATGACCGGAGAAGTTTCCCTGCGTGGCGGTGTCATGCCGATCGGCGGACTTCCTGAAAAGCTTATGGCCGCCCAGCGTGCAGGAATCACAAAGGTTCTGATTCCTGCTGACAATGAACAGGATCTCGATGACGTTGCCGATGAGGTTAAAAATAAGCTGGAAATCATTCCGGTGAAAAAAGTGACTGAGGTACTAAAACTGGTGTTGAAATAA
- a CDS encoding [FeFe] hydrogenase, group A → MGYMTINNRRVAFTDEKNVLSVIRKSGIDLPTFCYHSELSTYGACRMCVVEDERGKVFASCSEVPRDGMVIYTNTPRLQHHRKMIIELLLSSHCRDCTTCAKNGVCTLQKLASQLGISEIRFENHKKPLPLDTSSDCVIRDPNKCILCGDCVRTCDEIQGLGILDFAFRGSKMQVMPAFNRELAETDCVGCGQCRAVCPTGAISIRQDVDPVWKALADKNIRVVAQIAPAVRVAIGDKFGIPKGENTLGRLVAALRHMGFDEVYDTNFGADLTVMEESAELLERLKSGKNLPLFTSCCPGWVKFCENRYPEFRENISTCRSPQAMFGALLKEEARMKAAEAEKEGRSLRKTVVISIMPCTAKKAEIKRPEHFTEGQQDVDYVLTTTEVTRMIKEAGIDLSQIEPEALDMPFGLSSGAAAIFGVTGGVTEAVLRRLVHSSRMEDLQDISFTGIRGIEGIKEASIQLEDRTVKIAVVNGLRCAETLLERIKAGEVQYDFVEVMACKRGCIAGGGQPVPIGPRTKQARLDGMYKIDSMAQIKRSDENPIIAEVYEGILKGKEHKLLHNR, encoded by the coding sequence ATGGGCTATATGACAATTAACAACAGGAGAGTGGCTTTTACAGATGAAAAAAATGTCCTCTCAGTGATCCGAAAGTCGGGAATCGATCTTCCTACGTTCTGTTATCATTCAGAACTGTCAACCTATGGGGCGTGCAGGATGTGTGTGGTGGAAGATGAACGTGGAAAGGTATTTGCATCCTGTTCAGAAGTACCACGGGATGGTATGGTGATCTATACAAATACACCAAGATTGCAGCATCACAGGAAAATGATCATTGAACTGCTGTTGTCATCCCATTGCCGTGACTGTACAACGTGTGCCAAAAATGGAGTCTGTACGTTACAGAAGCTGGCAAGCCAGTTGGGTATTTCAGAGATCAGATTTGAAAATCATAAGAAACCACTTCCACTGGATACCTCTTCGGATTGTGTAATAAGAGACCCCAATAAATGTATTCTCTGTGGGGATTGTGTGCGTACCTGTGATGAAATCCAGGGACTTGGCATTCTGGATTTTGCTTTCCGGGGTTCAAAAATGCAGGTTATGCCGGCATTTAACAGAGAGCTGGCAGAGACTGACTGCGTAGGCTGCGGACAGTGCAGGGCGGTCTGTCCGACCGGTGCGATCAGTATCCGGCAGGATGTTGATCCGGTATGGAAAGCGTTGGCGGATAAGAATATCAGAGTTGTGGCACAGATCGCACCGGCTGTCCGGGTGGCGATCGGAGATAAATTTGGAATCCCGAAAGGTGAAAATACACTGGGACGCCTGGTGGCAGCTCTGCGACATATGGGATTTGATGAGGTATATGATACAAATTTCGGGGCAGACCTGACGGTAATGGAAGAGTCAGCAGAATTGCTGGAGCGTTTAAAATCCGGTAAGAATCTTCCGTTATTTACTTCCTGCTGTCCGGGCTGGGTGAAGTTCTGTGAGAACCGTTACCCGGAATTTCGGGAAAATATTTCCACCTGCCGTTCTCCGCAGGCAATGTTCGGAGCATTGCTGAAGGAAGAAGCCCGGATGAAAGCGGCAGAAGCGGAAAAAGAAGGACGAAGCCTCCGCAAGACGGTTGTGATCTCGATTATGCCATGTACGGCAAAAAAAGCAGAGATCAAAAGACCGGAGCATTTTACAGAAGGGCAGCAGGATGTAGATTATGTACTGACCACGACAGAAGTGACCCGTATGATCAAAGAAGCGGGAATAGATCTGTCGCAGATCGAACCGGAGGCACTGGATATGCCGTTTGGTCTGTCTTCGGGGGCAGCAGCGATCTTTGGAGTAACGGGTGGTGTGACCGAGGCAGTTCTGAGACGTCTGGTACACAGCAGCAGGATGGAAGATCTGCAGGACATCAGCTTTACGGGAATCCGCGGGATTGAAGGAATCAAAGAAGCCTCCATCCAGCTTGAGGACAGAACGGTGAAAATTGCAGTGGTGAATGGTCTTCGCTGTGCAGAAACACTGCTGGAGAGGATCAAAGCCGGTGAAGTCCAATATGATTTCGTAGAAGTGATGGCATGTAAAAGAGGCTGTATTGCCGGTGGTGGACAGCCGGTGCCGATCGGACCGAGGACGAAACAGGCCCGGCTGGATGGAATGTATAAGATCGACAGCATGGCACAGATCAAGAGATCCGATGAAAATCCGATCATTGCAGAGGTTTATGAGGGAATCCTGAAGGGCAAGGAACATAAATTGCTGCATAATAGATAA
- the nuoF gene encoding NADH-quinone oxidoreductase subunit NuoF translates to MEKITSREILHQIREEAAKKISDSRCRILICAGTGCLAGGSGEIYRRMSELAEENPDIDVEFGPEIAHGSGPLEVKKSGCHGFCEMGPLMRIEPAGILYTKVKPEDCNEIFHRTIEKGDVIRHLLFKQDGIEYKKQEEIPFYKKQTRNVLKNCGHIDAEHIEEYISTGGYEALEKVLFEMTPQEVVEEISASNLRGRGGGGFPTGYKWSQVARQEEKTRYVVCNGDEGDPGAFMDRSIMEGDPHKMIEGMMIGAYAVGAREGYIYVRAEYPLAISRLKRAISQAEESGLLGDHILGTDFSFRLHINRGAGAFVCGEGSALTASIEGKRGMPRVKPPRTVEQGLFGKPTVLNNVETFANVPMIINKGAEWFRSIGPEKSPGTKAFALTGSVRHTGLIEVPMGTTLREVIYDIGGGIKGDGAFKAVQIGGPSGGCLVSKDLDVSLDFDSLKKMGAMIGSGGLVVMDDHTCMVEVARFFMNFTQNESCGKCVPCREGTKRMLEILERIVAGNGKLEDLDLLEELANMITETALCGLGKSAALPVMSTLKVFHDEYVEHVVEKKCASHTCTALRKFIISPERCKGCSKCARNCPVGAISGKIKEPFTIDTEKCIKCGACASACAFGAIHIEG, encoded by the coding sequence ATGGAAAAAATTACGAGCAGAGAAATACTTCATCAGATTCGTGAAGAGGCGGCAAAAAAGATCAGCGACAGCCGTTGCAGGATTTTGATCTGTGCAGGAACCGGGTGTCTGGCAGGCGGATCAGGTGAGATATACAGGCGGATGAGCGAACTTGCAGAAGAAAATCCGGATATTGACGTGGAATTTGGACCGGAGATTGCTCATGGTAGTGGCCCGTTGGAAGTGAAGAAAAGCGGATGTCACGGATTCTGTGAAATGGGACCGCTGATGCGGATCGAACCGGCAGGAATCCTTTATACAAAAGTAAAGCCGGAAGACTGCAATGAGATTTTCCACAGAACGATCGAAAAGGGAGATGTTATCCGTCATCTTTTATTTAAGCAGGATGGGATTGAGTATAAAAAGCAGGAAGAAATCCCGTTTTATAAAAAGCAGACGAGAAATGTACTGAAAAACTGTGGACATATTGATGCAGAACATATAGAAGAATACATTTCCACCGGAGGATATGAGGCATTAGAGAAAGTCCTGTTTGAGATGACACCGCAGGAAGTGGTGGAAGAGATTTCAGCATCCAATTTAAGAGGAAGAGGAGGCGGTGGATTCCCAACGGGATATAAATGGTCACAGGTAGCCCGTCAGGAAGAAAAGACCCGCTATGTAGTCTGTAACGGTGATGAGGGAGATCCGGGAGCATTTATGGACCGGAGTATTATGGAAGGAGATCCGCATAAGATGATCGAAGGAATGATGATCGGGGCTTATGCGGTAGGAGCCAGAGAAGGTTATATTTACGTGAGAGCGGAATATCCGCTGGCGATCAGCCGTTTGAAACGGGCAATTTCACAGGCAGAGGAAAGCGGTCTTTTAGGCGATCATATTTTAGGAACAGATTTTTCATTTCGCCTACATATTAATCGCGGTGCAGGAGCATTTGTCTGCGGAGAAGGAAGTGCATTGACTGCGTCCATTGAGGGAAAAAGAGGTATGCCGCGTGTCAAACCGCCAAGGACGGTGGAACAGGGTCTGTTTGGAAAGCCGACGGTTCTTAATAATGTAGAGACCTTTGCCAATGTTCCGATGATCATTAATAAAGGAGCAGAATGGTTCCGTTCCATCGGACCGGAAAAAAGTCCGGGAACAAAAGCATTTGCATTGACAGGAAGTGTTCGGCATACAGGTCTGATCGAAGTGCCGATGGGAACGACCCTGCGGGAAGTGATCTACGATATTGGTGGTGGCATCAAAGGAGACGGAGCGTTCAAAGCGGTGCAGATCGGAGGTCCGTCAGGAGGATGCCTGGTGTCGAAAGATCTGGATGTCAGTCTGGATTTTGATTCATTGAAAAAAATGGGGGCAATGATCGGTTCGGGCGGACTGGTTGTGATGGATGACCATACGTGCATGGTGGAAGTGGCGAGATTCTTTATGAATTTTACGCAGAATGAAAGCTGTGGAAAGTGCGTGCCATGTCGTGAAGGAACAAAGCGTATGCTGGAGATCCTGGAGCGGATCGTGGCAGGAAATGGAAAGCTGGAAGACCTTGATCTGCTGGAGGAACTGGCGAACATGATCACAGAAACTGCACTGTGCGGTCTTGGAAAGAGTGCGGCACTTCCGGTTATGAGTACGCTGAAAGTATTCCATGATGAGTATGTGGAGCATGTGGTTGAAAAGAAATGTGCCTCCCATACCTGCACTGCATTACGAAAGTTTATCATCAGTCCTGAGCGGTGTAAAGGATGTTCAAAATGTGCGAGAAACTGTCCGGTCGGTGCGATCAGCGGAAAGATCAAGGAACCATTTACGATCGATACGGAAAAATGTATCAAATGTGGAGCATGTGCGAGTGCCTGTGCATTTGGTGCGATTCATATTGAAGGGTAG
- a CDS encoding complex I 24 kDa subunit family protein has translation MLDQTYYKKADEIISQHGLEPASLIPIIQDIQSEYRYLPPELLRYVAKKLGINEAKAYSVATFYENFSFEPKGKYIIKVCNGTACHVRKSIPILERLYSELGLSEEKATTDDMLFTLETVSCLGACGLAPVLTVNDKVYPGMTPDAAAELIHELRGAE, from the coding sequence ATGTTAGATCAAACCTACTATAAAAAAGCAGATGAGATCATTTCGCAGCATGGACTTGAACCGGCTTCACTGATTCCGATCATTCAGGACATTCAGAGTGAATATCGGTATCTTCCACCGGAACTTCTGAGGTATGTGGCGAAGAAACTTGGGATCAATGAAGCAAAGGCATACAGTGTGGCAACATTTTATGAAAACTTCTCTTTTGAACCAAAGGGAAAGTACATTATTAAAGTCTGTAATGGAACTGCCTGTCATGTCAGAAAGTCAATTCCGATTTTGGAACGGCTTTATAGTGAACTTGGACTTTCAGAAGAAAAGGCGACAACGGACGATATGTTATTTACACTGGAGACAGTTTCCTGTCTTGGAGCGTGCGGACTTGCTCCGGTTCTGACAGTAAATGATAAGGTTTATCCGGGAATGACCCCGGATGCTGCGGCAGAACTGATTCACGAATTGAGAGGAGCGGAATAA
- a CDS encoding ATP-binding protein: MKKFQFLKAGEEIKEYHALHAYVEEHYQEGKTNYLFVDEVQMCPKFELAINSLYSKGKYDIYVTGSDAFLLSADLATLFTGRYIEIHVFPFSFQEYCQYYDDISDKDKLFDEYAIKGGLAGSYAYRTEKDRTNYINEVYETIVTRDLVQKYTLPDTLVLQRLSEFLMDNISNLTVVFFPLVIRNITLPPILSDKKALITLAWDTLWLFLTIFEVCNHSGDREGMRAGYIAAFILMAGVWLVFWVARYLPVNGWIKAGTILIISCIWMAFTNDVYAYFAEHKKQLTILSTHFSDWTNHICVNANVCTLILIFGGIAGGGLLVYGMINRK; the protein is encoded by the coding sequence ATGAAAAAATTTCAATTTTTGAAAGCGGGTGAAGAAATCAAGGAATACCATGCCTTACACGCCTATGTGGAAGAACATTATCAGGAAGGCAAAACGAACTACCTGTTTGTAGACGAGGTTCAGATGTGTCCCAAGTTTGAGCTGGCAATCAACAGCCTGTACTCTAAGGGAAAATACGACATCTATGTAACAGGCTCTGATGCTTTCCTGTTGAGTGCAGATCTGGCAACTCTGTTTACCGGACGCTATATTGAAATTCATGTGTTTCCTTTCAGCTTTCAGGAATATTGCCAATATTATGATGATATTAGTGACAAAGATAAGCTCTTTGATGAGTATGCTATCAAGGGCGGTTTGGCAGGTTCCTATGCTTATAGAACCGAAAAAGACAGAACAAACTATATCAACGAGGTCTACGAAACGATTGTTACAAGGGATTTGGTACAGAAATATACTCTCCCGGACACTTTGGTTTTACAGCGTCTGAGCGAGTTCCTTATGGATAATATCAGCAACCTCACTGTTGTATTTTTCCCGTTGGTAATCAGGAATATAACATTGCCCCCGATTTTGTCTGATAAAAAGGCGTTAATTACATTGGCATGGGATACCCTGTGGCTTTTTCTTACGATTTTTGAAGTATGTAATCATTCGGGAGATAGAGAGGGAATGAGAGCTGGTTATATAGCTGCATTTATTCTTATGGCGGGAGTATGGCTTGTGTTTTGGGTGGCAAGGTATCTTCCGGTAAATGGATGGATAAAAGCAGGAACCATTTTAATCATAAGTTGTATCTGGATGGCATTTACAAATGATGTGTATGCATATTTCGCGGAACATAAAAAGCAATTAACAATACTTTCCACTCATTTTTCTGATTGGACAAATCATATTTGTGTGAATGCAAATGTCTGTACTCTGATTTTGATTTTTGGAGGTATAGCAGGTGGTGGTTTATTAGTATATGGAATGATCAATAGGAAGTGA